One window of the Candidatus Tisiphia endosymbiont of Sialis lutaria genome contains the following:
- a CDS encoding AAA family ATPase codes for MTVEFFDNISTKETNIVKDNNKPPRMRIGTDNFETLLLNSDVFVDKSLMIKELLEDSGEVILITRPRRWGKSLNMNMLQKFFEIEVDERGTPLPEEDRVNNKLFTGGTVDLGIKGKRTLEPLKINGNEYAMIQQGQFPVILLNLKDVKGSNYQEIENGIKNQVTNLFTNHRYLKRYITTDEKLLDEAQKEKLNRYFTGKLDKEDLKDNLRVLSEVLYKHFGQKVYILIDEYDTPINSSYIKFGNKPEEFEQVLEMFRGMFGSSLKTNPYLEKGVITGILRVAKANLFSDLNNVSEYSLLDEEFSKFYGFTQAEVDELLAKVPTATNPEQIKAWYNGYNFGGEIIYNPWSIMQCLAHKGKLDHYWLDSGGTGLVDKALLSDEMQEDLQSLAAGKSIISPIVKQISFTDINKPVGLFSLLLFSGYLNPVAKKPEEDIYELSVPNKEVRYIYNARMLQWVTDQLQIDHFRYYSFATLLPAGKIEQFKERLQELLLNATSFYQTGEKKAELFYSGFMLGLINTLASDYIIDSERETGSGRADIMLIPRAGKQDNAIIIEYKICKSPEELESVAREGLEQIAKKRYEAKIKEYSHVQKIIKIAMAFCGKEVALEYQNDKI; via the coding sequence ATGACAGTAGAATTTTTTGATAATATATCAACCAAAGAAACTAATATTGTTAAAGATAACAATAAACCACCGAGAATGAGGATAGGTACCGATAATTTTGAGACGTTATTGCTAAATAGTGATGTATTTGTTGATAAAAGCCTAATGATCAAAGAATTATTGGAAGATAGTGGAGAAGTAATCCTAATCACCAGACCAAGGCGGTGGGGTAAGAGCTTGAATATGAACATGCTCCAGAAATTCTTTGAGATAGAGGTGGATGAGAGGGGTACGCCTTTACCTGAAGAGGATAGAGTAAATAACAAGCTATTTACAGGTGGTACAGTAGATTTAGGCATTAAAGGAAAAAGGACTTTAGAACCTTTAAAGATTAACGGTAATGAATATGCCATGATTCAACAAGGTCAATTTCCGGTGATTTTGCTCAATCTTAAAGATGTTAAAGGCAGTAACTACCAGGAAATTGAGAATGGAATAAAAAATCAAGTAACTAATTTGTTTACAAACCATCGATATTTAAAGCGTTATATAACAACAGATGAAAAATTACTAGATGAGGCACAAAAGGAAAAGTTAAATCGATATTTTACAGGAAAGCTTGATAAGGAAGACTTAAAAGATAATTTACGGGTTTTGAGCGAAGTACTGTACAAACATTTTGGTCAAAAAGTTTACATATTAATCGATGAATACGATACGCCGATCAATAGTTCATACATTAAGTTTGGTAACAAACCAGAAGAGTTTGAACAGGTACTTGAAATGTTTCGCGGGATGTTTGGCAGTAGTTTAAAAACTAATCCTTATTTAGAAAAAGGCGTAATAACTGGCATATTACGGGTTGCTAAAGCTAATTTATTTTCGGATTTGAATAATGTTAGTGAATATAGCTTGCTTGATGAAGAATTTTCTAAGTTCTATGGTTTTACTCAAGCAGAAGTTGATGAATTGTTAGCAAAAGTACCAACAGCAACTAATCCTGAACAAATTAAAGCTTGGTATAATGGTTATAATTTTGGCGGAGAAATCATCTATAATCCATGGTCGATTATGCAATGTTTAGCTCATAAAGGGAAACTTGACCATTATTGGCTTGATAGTGGGGGAACTGGGCTTGTTGATAAAGCATTGTTATCAGATGAGATGCAGGAAGATTTACAGAGCTTAGCTGCCGGCAAGAGTATTATCTCACCGATTGTCAAACAAATTAGTTTTACTGATATCAACAAGCCAGTAGGATTATTTAGCTTGTTGTTATTTAGCGGTTATTTAAACCCTGTTGCTAAAAAACCAGAAGAAGATATTTACGAATTGTCGGTACCAAATAAAGAGGTACGATATATATATAATGCCAGAATGCTCCAATGGGTAACTGATCAGTTGCAAATTGATCATTTTCGATATTATTCTTTTGCTACTTTGTTGCCGGCAGGTAAAATAGAACAGTTTAAAGAAAGATTGCAAGAATTATTGTTAAATGCTACTAGTTTTTATCAAACAGGCGAGAAAAAAGCTGAGCTATTTTATAGTGGTTTTATGCTAGGTTTGATTAATACCTTAGCTTCTGACTACATAATAGACAGTGAAAGAGAAACCGGTAGCGGTAGGGCTGATATTATGTTGATACCTAGAGCTGGAAAGCAAGACAACGCCATTATTATTGAATATAAAATATGCAAGTCTCCAGAAGAGTTAGAATCTGTTGCCAGAGAAGGGCTAGAGCAAATAGCAAAAAAACGATATGAGGCTAAAATAAAAGAATACTCTCATGTTCAGAAAATCATCAAAATCGCTATGGCTTTTTGCGGTAAGGAAGTGGCTCTAGAATATCAGAATGATAAAATTTAA